From the Oncorhynchus nerka isolate Pitt River linkage group LG20, Oner_Uvic_2.0, whole genome shotgun sequence genome, one window contains:
- the LOC115102643 gene encoding LHFPL tetraspan subfamily member 3 protein-like isoform X2 translates to MLPSQEAVKIYHDNYMRNSRAIGVLWAIFTICFAIINVVVFIQPYWIGDSVSTPQVGYFGLFHQCVGRGPHNRELTCTGSFAEFSSIPSGAFKAASVFVFLSMVLILGCIACMALFFFCNTATVYKTCAWMQLLCAVCLVLGCIIFPDGWDAEVVRDLCGEETGKYTLGNCSVRWSYILAIMGILDALILSFLAFVLGNRQNNMFLEERKADNNKDFAVSGIEVRDRRSDPRYVGVQRLY, encoded by the exons ATGTTGCCTTCACAAGAAGCCGTCAAGATTTACCATGATAACTACATGCGGAACTCCCGCGCCATCGGGGTACTCTGGGCGATATTCACCATATGCTTTGCCATCATCAACGTGGTGGTCTTCATTCAGCCCTACTGGATCGGGGACAGTGTGAGCACGCCGCAGGTGGGTTACTTCGGCTTGTTTCACCAGTGCGTTGGAAGAGGACCTCACAACCGAGAGCTCACCTGCACGGGAAGCTTCGCGGAGTTCAGCTCCATCCCCTCCGGCGCCTTCAAAGCGGCGTCGGTCTTCGTGtttctgtccatggtgctgattcTGGGCTGCATCGCCTGCATGGCGCTCTTCTTCTTCTGCAACACCGCTACCGTCTACAAGACTTGTGCCTGGATGCAGCTCCTATGTG ctgTATGCCTGGTGTTGGGCTGTATAATCTTTCCAGATGGCTGGGATGCAGAGGTGGTGCGGGACCTGTGtggggaggagacggggaagTATACCCTGGGTAACTGCTCTGTCCGCTGGTCTTACATCCTGGCGATTATGGGCATCCTGGACGCCCTGATCCTCTCCTTCCTGGCCTTCGtcctgggaaacagacagaacaacatGTTCCTGGAGGAACGCAAGGCTGACAACAATAAAG ATTTTGCTGTGTCCGGG ATTGAGGTCCGGGACAGAAGAAGCGACCCAAGGTATGTTGGAGTCCAGCGGTTGTACTGA
- the LOC115102643 gene encoding LHFPL tetraspan subfamily member 3 protein-like isoform X1: MLPSQEAVKIYHDNYMRNSRAIGVLWAIFTICFAIINVVVFIQPYWIGDSVSTPQVGYFGLFHQCVGRGPHNRELTCTGSFAEFSSIPSGAFKAASVFVFLSMVLILGCIACMALFFFCNTATVYKTCAWMQLLCAVCLVLGCIIFPDGWDAEVVRDLCGEETGKYTLGNCSVRWSYILAIMGILDALILSFLAFVLGNRQNNMFLEERKADNNKDFAVSGVSDFIEVRDRRSDPRYVGVQRLY, encoded by the exons ATGTTGCCTTCACAAGAAGCCGTCAAGATTTACCATGATAACTACATGCGGAACTCCCGCGCCATCGGGGTACTCTGGGCGATATTCACCATATGCTTTGCCATCATCAACGTGGTGGTCTTCATTCAGCCCTACTGGATCGGGGACAGTGTGAGCACGCCGCAGGTGGGTTACTTCGGCTTGTTTCACCAGTGCGTTGGAAGAGGACCTCACAACCGAGAGCTCACCTGCACGGGAAGCTTCGCGGAGTTCAGCTCCATCCCCTCCGGCGCCTTCAAAGCGGCGTCGGTCTTCGTGtttctgtccatggtgctgattcTGGGCTGCATCGCCTGCATGGCGCTCTTCTTCTTCTGCAACACCGCTACCGTCTACAAGACTTGTGCCTGGATGCAGCTCCTATGTG ctgTATGCCTGGTGTTGGGCTGTATAATCTTTCCAGATGGCTGGGATGCAGAGGTGGTGCGGGACCTGTGtggggaggagacggggaagTATACCCTGGGTAACTGCTCTGTCCGCTGGTCTTACATCCTGGCGATTATGGGCATCCTGGACGCCCTGATCCTCTCCTTCCTGGCCTTCGtcctgggaaacagacagaacaacatGTTCCTGGAGGAACGCAAGGCTGACAACAATAAAG ATTTTGCTGTGTCCGGGGTAAGTGACTTC ATTGAGGTCCGGGACAGAAGAAGCGACCCAAGGTATGTTGGAGTCCAGCGGTTGTACTGA